The following are encoded together in the Pseudomonas xantholysinigenes genome:
- a CDS encoding sigma-54-dependent transcriptional regulator — MLNSVIVVDDEASIRSAVEQWLSLSGFSVQLFARGEDCLAQLPRDFPGVVLSDVRMPGLSGMQLLERLRQIDPDLPVILLTGHGDVPMAVEAMRNGAYDFLEKPFTPQHLMGSLGRALEKRQLVLENRRLHEQADLKAQLESTLLGMSQGLQQLRRQVLELASLPVNVLIRGETGSGKERVARCLHDFGPRADKPFVALNCAAIPESLFEAELFGHESGAFTGAQGKRIGKLEYANGGTLFLDEIESMPLAQQAKLLRVIQEHKLERLGANQSIEVDLRIIAATKPDLLEEARAGRFREDLAYRLNVAELRLAPLRERREDIPLLFEHFARASAERLGRSAPAVSGAQLAQLLGHDWPGNVRELANAAERHALGLDSPNLATASEAHSLAGQMEAFEAQCLRAALRQHKGEIKAVMETLQLPRRTLNEKMQRHGLVREDFLGD, encoded by the coding sequence ATGTTGAATTCAGTGATCGTCGTCGATGACGAAGCCAGTATCCGCAGCGCGGTGGAGCAGTGGCTGAGCCTGTCGGGCTTCAGCGTGCAACTGTTCGCCCGTGGCGAGGACTGCCTGGCGCAGTTGCCCCGTGATTTTCCCGGGGTGGTGCTGAGCGATGTGCGCATGCCGGGCCTGTCGGGCATGCAGTTGCTCGAACGCCTGCGCCAGATCGACCCCGACCTGCCGGTGATCCTGCTCACCGGCCACGGCGACGTGCCGATGGCCGTGGAGGCCATGCGCAACGGCGCCTACGACTTCCTGGAAAAGCCCTTCACCCCGCAACACCTGATGGGCAGCCTTGGCCGTGCCCTGGAAAAGCGCCAACTGGTGCTGGAAAACCGCCGCCTGCACGAACAGGCCGACCTCAAGGCGCAGCTGGAAAGCACCTTGCTGGGCATGTCCCAGGGCCTGCAACAGCTGCGCCGCCAGGTGCTGGAGCTGGCCAGCCTGCCGGTCAATGTGCTGATCCGCGGCGAGACCGGTAGCGGCAAGGAGCGCGTGGCCCGCTGCCTGCACGATTTCGGCCCGCGCGCCGACAAGCCGTTCGTCGCCCTCAACTGCGCGGCGATCCCCGAGAGCTTGTTCGAAGCCGAGCTGTTCGGCCATGAAAGCGGTGCCTTCACCGGCGCCCAAGGCAAACGCATCGGCAAGCTGGAGTACGCCAATGGCGGCACGCTGTTCCTTGACGAGATCGAAAGCATGCCGCTGGCCCAGCAGGCCAAGTTGCTGCGGGTGATCCAGGAGCACAAGCTGGAACGCCTTGGGGCCAACCAGAGCATCGAGGTGGACCTGCGGATCATCGCCGCGACCAAGCCCGACCTGCTCGAGGAGGCCCGCGCCGGGCGTTTCCGCGAGGACCTGGCCTATCGCCTGAACGTCGCCGAGTTGCGCCTGGCGCCGCTGCGCGAGCGGCGCGAAGACATCCCTCTGCTGTTCGAACACTTCGCCCGCGCCAGCGCCGAACGCCTGGGCCGCAGCGCACCGGCGGTGAGCGGCGCGCAGCTGGCGCAACTACTGGGCCATGATTGGCCGGGCAATGTGCGCGAGCTGGCCAACGCTGCCGAACGCCATGCCCTGGGGCTGGATTCGCCGAACCTGGCCACAGCGTCAGAGGCTCACTCACTGGCCGGGCAGATGGAAGCGTTCGAGGCCCAGTGCCTGCGCGCGGCCTTGCGCCAGCACAAGGGCGAGATCAAGGCGGTGATGGAAACGCTGCAACTGCCGCGACGCACGCTGAACGAGAAGATGCAGCGGCATGGGCTGGTACGCGAGGACTTTCTCGGCGACTGA
- a CDS encoding ATP-binding protein, which translates to MPSSFRALRLGLIILLILVGTTLSAGWAMHQAKRQAMETDARRASQQLGLYANALHTLIERYRALPAVLALDPELIAALRGPVTEQVQDALNRKLERINGAANSSTLELLDRTGLAIAASNWRLPTTYVGSNYGFRPYFKQTRSQGSGRFYAVGVTSGVPGYFLSSAVNDEHGRFLGAMVVKLEFPELEREWRQGSDILLVSDARGITFIANQDGWRYRELQPLSGVDRAELAETRQYDKQPLVPLQHQALTRFADNSHLTRVQGPDGSAEYLWESLPLEAEGWTLHLLRKPQVAEDGRNAALAAAAIWLSLVFAVLFVSQRLRLARLRQRSREQLKGLVEERTRELRTAQEGLVQSAKLAALGQMSAALAHEINQPLTTQRMQLETLRLLLDHGRHDEARQALEPLEQMLTRMAALTGHLKTFARNSPGGLRERMDLATVVDQALHLLDARIRAEGVEVALYLARPAWVRGDAIRLEQVLINLLRNALDAMTDKRYKRLEIRIEADGAQWRLSVLDSGGGILESDLAKVFDPFFTTKPVGEGLGLGLAISYGIVTDAGGCLRVDNLPGGARFSLTLPRDLEPAC; encoded by the coding sequence ATGCCCTCATCCTTCCGTGCCCTGCGCCTGGGTCTGATCATCCTGCTGATCCTGGTCGGCACCACCCTCAGCGCCGGCTGGGCCATGCACCAGGCCAAGCGCCAGGCCATGGAAACCGACGCCCGGCGCGCCAGCCAGCAACTGGGCCTGTACGCCAACGCCCTGCATACCTTGATCGAGCGCTACCGCGCCCTGCCCGCCGTGCTGGCGCTGGACCCGGAGCTGATCGCCGCCCTGCGCGGCCCGGTCACCGAGCAGGTGCAGGACGCCCTCAACCGCAAGCTCGAGCGCATCAATGGCGCCGCCAATTCCTCGACCCTCGAGCTGCTCGACCGCACCGGCCTGGCCATCGCCGCCAGCAACTGGCGCCTGCCAACCACCTATGTGGGCTCCAACTACGGTTTTCGCCCCTATTTCAAGCAGACCCGCAGCCAGGGCAGTGGCCGCTTCTACGCGGTCGGCGTGACCAGCGGCGTGCCGGGCTACTTCCTGTCCAGCGCGGTGAACGACGAACACGGCCGCTTCCTCGGCGCCATGGTGGTCAAGCTGGAGTTCCCCGAACTTGAACGCGAGTGGCGCCAAGGCAGCGATATCCTGCTGGTCAGCGACGCCCGCGGCATCACCTTCATCGCCAACCAGGACGGCTGGCGCTATCGCGAACTGCAACCACTGAGCGGTGTCGACCGCGCCGAACTGGCCGAAACCCGCCAGTACGACAAACAACCCCTGGTCCCCCTGCAGCACCAGGCCCTGACCCGCTTCGCCGACAACAGCCACCTGACCCGCGTGCAGGGGCCCGACGGCAGCGCCGAGTACCTCTGGGAAAGCCTGCCCCTGGAAGCCGAGGGCTGGACCCTGCACCTGCTGCGCAAGCCCCAGGTCGCCGAGGACGGGCGCAATGCCGCCCTGGCCGCCGCCGCGATCTGGTTGAGCCTGGTGTTCGCCGTGCTGTTCGTCAGCCAGCGCCTGCGCCTGGCCCGCCTGCGCCAGCGCAGCCGCGAACAGCTCAAGGGCCTGGTCGAGGAACGCACCCGTGAGTTGCGCACCGCCCAGGAAGGCCTGGTGCAGTCGGCCAAGCTGGCGGCGCTGGGGCAGATGTCGGCAGCCCTGGCCCACGAAATCAACCAGCCGCTGACCACCCAGCGCATGCAGCTGGAAACCTTGCGCCTGCTGCTCGACCACGGCCGCCACGACGAGGCGCGCCAGGCCCTGGAGCCGCTGGAGCAGATGCTCACGCGCATGGCCGCGCTCACCGGCCACCTGAAGACCTTCGCCCGCAACAGCCCCGGCGGTCTGCGCGAGCGCATGGACCTGGCCACCGTGGTCGACCAGGCCCTGCACCTGCTCGATGCGCGCATCCGTGCCGAAGGCGTCGAAGTGGCCCTGTACCTGGCACGCCCGGCCTGGGTGCGCGGCGACGCGATCCGCCTGGAGCAGGTGCTGATCAACCTGCTGCGCAACGCCCTCGACGCCATGACCGACAAGCGCTACAAACGTCTGGAGATCCGCATCGAGGCCGATGGCGCGCAGTGGCGCCTGAGCGTGCTCGACTCAGGCGGTGGCATTCTCGAGAGCGACCTGGCCAAGGTCTTCGACCCGTTCTTCACCACCAAGCCGGTCGGCGAAGGGCTGGGCCTGGGCCTGGCCATCTCCTATGGCATCGTCACCGATGCCGGCGGCTGCCTGCGGGTGGATAACCTGCCGGGCGGCGCGCGCTTCAGCCTGACCCTGCCTCGCGACCTGGAGCCTGCATGTTGA